CCATTCCGTATGTAATTTGATGACCGGGAAATAGTTTGTCCTGCGTCTCTTTCTTTACAACAGCGTAACTTCCTGGAAATAtaaccattgtgtgtgtgtgtgcgcgcgcgagaGCAAGAGGATAGCGATGACACGGCGTGCTTCCGACTCATCACACGCATTGCCGTTTCCTCCCTACACGCTCCATAGGGCAATATTCCTACTACCCTTGTTTCTTTAGTCACGCGGACTCCATATCACACCCACATCCGCCCAACCACTGGgtacagatgtcagttcaacgttAAGTTTTTATTTACGTTTGGATGAGTTGTccactaacgtgaattcaacaaaAATGTGACTATGTCATCAGGATTTTAGTTAAACGTTGTGTGAAAAAAAATCCAATCTGTCTTCCACGTTAAAACAGATTTTTAGGGGTTGAAATGAAGTGGAAACAACGTTGGCTCAACcaatgtgtgcccagtgggcaccCATGTCATGATGAATAGTTTCCACAAGGCTACAACAAGTTAAAAGGAAACGAGTCAAGGTTCAAGTTCATTATAAAacgttttaataaataaaactgAGGTAGTGTCATTGGAATGGTTTGTTTCACAGTTTTGGTTATCAGTGTCGATACAATTCATTTTGGTTCGTATGGAAGAAAGGTTCCACAGTTTAACCAACTAACGTACAATTCCAAATTAACAAAATATACATGTGAATGTAACACACGGGTAGAACATTCAGAACATTTAATGGAACAATGTATGTAATAGGTCAAATGTTTGGATTACTGGGACCCACAACAGTGATTAATAGCAAATATTTGGTCTAGTATTTTCAGCACCATGGCGCACGTGTAGGCTATAAAAGTCCGTATAACCAGCACTATTCAGTCGGTTTAGGCGTGTGCCGTGTATTGTATTCAGTCCTTTTCGACCTGGCCCAGCCCTAGAAAGTATTAGACCAAACAATGTTTTTCCGTCTCCCTCTTTTGGCGCACAGCCAGCGGGGAAAGTCACAGTGGGAGAACAGGAACTCTTTTACGGTAACGATCAGTCACCTCTCACAAAACAAGCTCCAAGTTTCGGAGAAATCTCCACTGAGCCCGGGACAGCCCCGTTTCCAACTTCAGAGACCACAGCATTTTATAGTGTCTGAACGCATATgcggcctcctctctctctacccggcTCATAACCGGATAGTGTTGCCCATGGCGCATTCCTCCTGCTCGGTCACAAAATTGTATTTATGAACCCAAATCAAAGCAAACTCTTCATTGTCCCTTCAAAACGCTGCAATGACTCTTAAAATGGACACCGATGAGGCCAAGGAGTCCCCACTGACACGGTAGCAGTTCACAGAGCTCCGTATGACGTTATTTCTCCCTTGCTCCATTTTCGCTTTCTTGCAGGGGAGGAAGTCGGGCTCCGCGGCCACCTTGCCCCGTCTCTTCCTGGCGTTACCGTCAGGCCTCGACGGGCCCCGGTTCTCCTTGTCTTCCCTACTTGCTGTTACACTGCAGTGTAGCGGGTGTGAGCTCGTTTCGTCCTCGGAGGATGAGGCACTCTCCTGGGGCTGGGGGGTCACGGGTAGTCCAGACAGAGTCGAGGAAACCTCCCTCTCCAAAGGGTCTCCAGTTGTTTCCTCCATCGGCGACTCTTGCTGGACCGGCTCTGCTGCTGTCGTGGTTTCACAACTGGCCTGCGATGCGTGGTAGATATCCCGGGCGGACTGCATTACGAGCGTGAGCAGCAGACTCCGGTGGAGACGGTGTCCCCCGCGCTGGGCGCGCGAGCTGTATAGTTTGCCTAGAGCGTGGACCATAATCCTCTTGGCCTCAGCGCTGACCTCCATGTTGTTGCTTATTATTGATCTTAAGACGTTTAAAGACTCGTTAATTtgattgccacaactttggacctTCCTTTACCGTTAGGGCCTAGTTTCTCcaaacttcacacacacacagacatgaacgTGTCTGTACAACCCGCTTTATTAGAACTTCGCTGACGTCAGTGGCTCGCTGTCATCTGAGAGGTGTAAATTCTTCCATGAGCTCCTCCTATGCCAAAAGCTCCACAAGAGCTGCGGATAACGTGTAGTAGCCTCCTACACTATATTTAGACTACTATTTATGACTCGACACATGTGTAGGTTGTGTTAGGCTGTGTTTATTTGTACCACATTTGTTTGCATATTTGTGTAATTTGAACAACCGAATATGAATGCAAATCTGACTACTGTCAACAGGTCATACACTGTATACTAGGCTAATGAAAAAACAGAAACTGAGAAACCAATTAAATTCATAAAATATCGGTGACATTTAGTTGTTGCATTGTCTTACTATCACTAggctaattgtgtgtgtgtgtgtgtgtgtgtgtgtgtgtgtgtgtgtgtgtgtgtgtgtgtgtgtgtgtgtgtgtgtgtgtgtgtgtgtgtgtgtgtgtgtgtgtgtgtgtgtgtgtgtgtgtgtgtgtgtttggcatcTATTATTAAGTTGAAGGGAATTGCATTTAGTTTTCTTGTGTAAGTGGACTGCTGCTTTCTTGAACATGTCTCTCTTGCAAAATAGATTAGCCTATAGGctaattaaaggttaaataaaacatttgcatTTGAGACTGTTCCAATTTTTTTAATGAATCCTTTGAACAAACATGATATGGCTAAAAGGCTAACAGCCATGCCTCAatagccttatatttagctacTGGTATCAGGTCAAGACCACCAAAACCATTATATAATGATTTTCTTCTGGGAAAAGCTGTGTTGATAAATGACTCTTGACTCTTCATGTTGTTCTTGCTTCACATTACTATAACATTAGTCCCACGGGGGCTGTTTTTCAGAGGGGTTATCAACAGATGCCCATATAAAGTACATCCGACGGGTAACCGAGGCGCGTGCGCTGCAGTGGAAAACCCGTGACGCGTCTAGGAGACCCTTGCTTCCATTGGCCATATAAAGTGCGAACCATTAGGGATTGCGTCAGAACACATCTCCTTATTTGGTGTTGTCAAGACTGTGCGCTCTGCTTCCCTGAGCCCAAATATGGGCATCGGGAGCGCGCTTAATCCAGTGGCGGCGCGTTTGGGGTCAACTCACTCATCTATTTTGGGATGCACATCTGGCAGCAAAGATGCCGCTGGAAATCTGACATTGATGAAAGGCGCAAGCAAGCCATGGTGCTCAGTTCTAATCAAACTATCAGTCAACTGTCTCTGGATTGGCAAAGAAAACTTTCTCCCTCAGCAAGCTTTCATTAATTtcacaacttgttctcaactggcctacctggttaaataaaggtacattttgtatttttttttgcattactTTTACATGGTTTCTTCAAGACCTAATACTTTATATTCCATGAAAGGTAAACCAAACACTATGTGAAATATAATGGTGCAGTTTCATATATGTTCATCCATGACAATGACAGACCTATGCCTTGTTCTATTAATACAGAAAGACAGGTTCAGATTGTTTTATTGTAATTTAGAGACTTTCTTTTGTATTCCATCAATCGAAAAATCACACCTCTAGTATTTCCTGTCCTATCCTCCATCTGGACTCTTTGGTTCAATATGTCCCTGTCCAATATAAGTTGTGTGCATCATTTCTAAGTCAAGGTCCAAATGGAACCAAGAAGCATTCATTTGATGAGCTGTGATTTGATTCACTTACTATGCATTCCCTTGCCCACATTCCATTTGGTGCTCTCACTTTAAAATTGCCCATCTTCATTATTGCCAAAATCCCCACAAAAGTGAACAGACCTTTGATAATGTCTAATTACAGCAGGTAGCAAACCTATAATTTACAAGTCAATCTTGTCAGTGGTACAAATATTCAGAAAAAAAGGAGCAAGGCCACAAATAATTTGTTACAAACCTTTTATTAAGATAGTTTTTTTTAATCCATGTTGACATTTATCTTAATGATTTTTCTTTACAGTAGTTAATGTGCAATTACCTTGAATAATATTGGGTCACAGTTAAGGGGTTTCACAAAGTTATTGGCACTTGGAAAACAATGAGAACAGAATGAGCACTGGCGCTACAGGGTCACAGAGGGCAAGGAGCAGGGGCAGAGACATTGGGGACGCTACTGCACTGGTTTCAATAAGCGGTTTGTGGGTATATACCTCATGCTGAGAGTGCACGACTAACAATCCAACTTCTTTAGTGCCTCtatgtataatatacagtatatctatacatatattcatatttatatatgtatatgtgaaAAAAGGTCCTTCTCCAAGCCTATATACGCCTTTGTTTGTCCATCCTCTtgagatgtgtgtgttgggggaggaGGGACATCTACCTGTAGGGATGTAGGATGAATCAGCTTGAACTGTCCTgtctcacacaaacaaacattcctttctgttcctttagTCTTGTGCTTGAGAGCTGAGAGAAGTAACCCTCTCCAAAACACAAAACTGAACTTTGATCACTTAGTAACCAACTCAGTCATTGACTATGGTCTGTGGGGGAAATACTGTCATCTGGTGGTGGCTCCAGGCAGTGCACTGGTCTGCAGTACCACATGTGAACAGCAGGTGGTGAACAAAGAGTGGATCTGACAGTGTCCATAATATCATGGGATCTGTTCAGCAGGGTGAAATCAGAGCCTGGTGTACAGGTTCAATAACAGGTGCAACGTTTGTAATTCAGACCTCTATAGCTCCACACACCCACTACTACCCACCCACCTCCCCAAAAATCATTCCCCCCAATAGACAAGAGACAGTACAGTGCCCTAGTCTTCCCATCACCCCCCCCTGGAAGAACCTCTCATGGAACCCTCATCACaaacaatgaaaaaaatatacagttcTCTGTCTAGCTCTCGGTGCTCTGTCTAGCTCTCGGTGCTCTGTCTAGCTCTCGGTGCTCTGTCTAGCTCTCGGTGCTCTGTCTAGCTCTCGGTGCTCTGTCTAGCTCTCGGTGCTCTGTCTAGCTCTCGGTGCTCTGTCTAGCTCTCGGTGCTCTGTCTAGCTCTCGGTGCTCTGTCTAGCTCTCGGTGCTCTGTCTAGCTCTCGTACAGTTATCTTTCTTTCCTTTTCAATTTCTTCTTCAGCAAGAAGTTGGTAAATCATTCACCACCTTCAATTAGTAGCATTTCTTTAAGGTCTTTACAGTACACGTTTctttaaagaaaaaataaaacataagcaatacaagaaaaaaaaagaaaaaacattttaaaaattaatatttttttctgtacaacattctgatggacaGACAGTCTGCAGCCACGACACCTCTTCCCTAAACAtgaccccacctccctcccttcaGTCACACCAACTCAGTAGCACATTAGGCCAGTACTTTAAGACCAAAGCAACCATCATCCTCCTATGACCTGTAGGCCAAATGCATGCTGGGAGCTCACACATACACCAGTCTCCATGACGTCTCGACAACACGCGAGAccaagtaaaaaaaataacaaaaaatatataaaaaacggTCCTCTTTCATCGCTTCCACACTTTTACACAATCACCCTACATAGGAAAACGCTAGACGAGCGTAGAAAGAAAATCAGCTCAACGGTCCcaatatttacaacaggagtcaTCCCAGTGCATCCCACATCCACAGATCTGAGACGCAGGCTATGTTCCAATACTCTCTAAATGCACCCTTCCTTTAGTCCCTTCCCTGAAGTACTTACATCAAGGAAAGGGGGGAAGGATGCAGCTTAAAAATATTTGAACAAGGCCATGCCTTTGCATGACCCTTGGGTTGATTCTCCACACAACCCATCAAAACCCCTTATCAAAGGTGCAGGAAACATGGGTTCACCCCATATAAAAAGGTGCTTCACATCCCCTTTAACATGTCCACTTTGGATTTACCAAGCGTGAGAGAGAGTTAAACAACAGTAATCGGGACAGAAATACTATGCATAGAGTGGACCTGCTTCTCAGCCGTATGGATAAAAGTGAATTGTGTCCTCTCTATACCTCACTTTTCTATCTGAAGGTGTCTCACATCTTTTGGATTGCAAAGGTGTATGGAAGATGGTGTAGGTCATTGTTCACAAAGACAAGTGTCCCAGCAGAGAGTCTTAAACCAATCCAAAACACTACCAGGTGGAGGACATACACACACGTAAAAGCACACTCACTGCACATCCACCTAAAGCGCACTCACACACATCAATCGCACAGGAACAAATATACTTTTCAGTCACATTCGAGGAATGAACACAAATGCTTGCTCTCGCACATATATGAGACTGTTTAAAACATATCAACATACTCCACCGGAATGCCAATCCCCCTGACCTCACCCCATCTCTCTTtgggacacgtgtgtgtgtgttacaactCTGTCTCAAGCTGAACGACCTGCCACCTTTTAAAGCCCATTCTACTCCCTCCTCCCAACATCAACATAAGCAGGACCCACCCCTGCATATCCATGTCGATTAAAAAAGGCACATTCCATTATTCCAAATGTTTTCCGGTCCTTGAATCACCACCtcatgatgtgtaatgatgtcaGTAGTCTGCTTCGGAGCACGTCACTAACCAACAGaggggctagctagctagcacaataGTTGCAGCAGTCAACCAGTTGATTCAAGCTGTGCATTTTTAGCCGTGATTTTCG
The sequence above is a segment of the Salvelinus alpinus chromosome 1, SLU_Salpinus.1, whole genome shotgun sequence genome. Coding sequences within it:
- the ier2a gene encoding immediate early response gene 2 protein, coding for MEVSAEAKRIMVHALGKLYSSRAQRGGHRLHRSLLLTLVMQSARDIYHASQASCETTTAAEPVQQESPMEETTGDPLEREVSSTLSGLPVTPQPQESASSSEDETSSHPLHCSVTASREDKENRGPSRPDGNARKRRGKVAAEPDFLPCKKAKMEQGRNNVIRSSVNCYRVSGDSLASSVSILRVIAAF